A single region of the Gossypium arboreum isolate Shixiya-1 chromosome 12, ASM2569848v2, whole genome shotgun sequence genome encodes:
- the LOC108478608 gene encoding photosystem II repair protein PSB27-H1, chloroplastic-like: protein MASPTLVTPTSKLKPLLLIKARATQTPPSPPPHQRPLRRQFLCLAAAAAAATTTAGLALGGVQSAFAASDEEYVKETAEVINKVRSTINMDKNDPNIASAVAELREASNSWVAKYRREKALLGRASFRDMYSALNAISGHYISFGPTAPIPAKRKARILEEMDTAEKALSRGR from the coding sequence ATGGCGTCCCCAACACTTGTAACCCCAACTTCCAAGCTCAAACCCCTTCTTCTCATTAAAGCCAGAGCCACGCAAACACCGCCATCACCGCCACCGCACCAGCGACCCTTACGGCGTCAATTCTTGTGtcttgctgctgctgctgctgccgCCACCACCACAGCAGGTCTTGCTCTTGGAGGGGTTCAGTCAGCATTTGCTGCCTCGGATGAGGAGTACGTGAAGGAGACTGCAGAAGTGATCAACAAAGTGAGAAGCACCATCAATATGGACAAGAATGATCCCAACATTGCTTCTGCTGTAGCTGAGCTTAGAGAGGCATCCAATTCTTGGGTGGCTAAGTACAGAAGAGAGAAAGCTTTGCTGGGTAGAGCTTCTTTCCGTGATATGTACTCAGCATTGAATGCTATTTCTGGCCATTATATTAGCTTTGGACCAACTGCTCCAATCCCTGCAAAGCGAAAGGCTAGGATTCTTGAAGAAATGGACACTGCCGAGAAAGCTTTATCGCGGGGAAGATAA